One part of the Rutidosis leptorrhynchoides isolate AG116_Rl617_1_P2 chromosome 1, CSIRO_AGI_Rlap_v1, whole genome shotgun sequence genome encodes these proteins:
- the LOC139851683 gene encoding uncharacterized protein, with product MTILSGRYLLEAVASYDNWIWHAYFSVAGSNNDINVLNTSNLFNSMLNEEMPDVPYHINGVQYRIGYYLADGIYPTWVAFVKGFSSAVDEKRSYFTKKQAGARKDVERTFGILQGRWHILHQPARSYEVNLMRQLMYTCIVIHNIIIEDNGYNLAENDWVVEPVQHIQRTWIDRCDARARRTRELRDREVHEGLRSDLVEHLWDLRDYL from the coding sequence atgacgattttgtcaggtcgctacttGCTTGAAGCAGTCGCCTCGTATGATAATTGGATTTGGCATGCGTATTTTAGTGTGGCGGGTTCAAACAACGATATTAATGTGCTAAACACTAGTAATTTGTTCAACTCAATGCTTAATGAGGAAATGCCCGATGTTCCTTATCACATAAACGGTGTTCAATACAGAATAGGGTACTATTTAGCTGATGGTATTTACCCAACATGGGTGGCATTTGTTAAGGGATTTTCAAGTGCCGTTGACGAAAAACGTTCTTACTTTACAAAGAAACAAGCAGGCGCTCGCAAAGATGTTGAAAGAACTTTTGGGATCCTACAAGGTCGTTGGCATATTCTTCATCAACCAGCACGGTCTTACGAGGTGAATTTAATGAGACAACTAATGTACACGTGCATCGTAATACACAACATCATTATCGAAGACAATGGATACAACCTTGCTGAGAATGATTGGGTAGTTGAGCCCGTTCAACATATACAACGTACTTGGATCGATAGGTGCGACGCACGTGCAAGAAGAACAAGAGAGTTACGTGATAGAGAAGTGCATGAAGGCTTACGATCTGATTTGGTCGAACATTTGTGGGATCTTAGAGACTACTTATGA